GTTCTCCTTGTTGAAGCTCCTAAATGTGGGCAGGCTCCTCTTCCCTCAAAGAGACATTTACTTAGTTGAATACTCCCTAAGTACATCACCATTTGTGAGGAACAGGTTCCCCGAGTCTGGGGATGCAGCCAGGGACAACGTTAACTGCTCGGGGGTCTACGAGCACGAGCCTTTGGAAATCGGCAAGAGTCTAGAAATCAGAAGACGGAGCATCATCGACTTGGAGGACGGTGATGTCGTGGCGATGACAAGTGACTGTGACGTTTATCAGACCCTAAGGCAGTACCATGAAAAGCTGGTTTCAAGGGAGGAAGAGGACTTCCCCATAGCCTATTCGCTGGTCGTCCACAAAGATGCCATTATGGTTGAGCGGTTGATCCGAGCTATTTACAACCAGCACAACCTTTACTGCATCCATTATGACCTGAAGTCACCGGACACGTTCAAAGCTGCCATGAACAACCTAGCTAAGTGCTTCCCCAATATCTTCATCGCTTCCAAATTAGAGACTGTGGAGTATGCTCACATATCCAGGCTCCAGGCCGATTGGAACTGCTTATCAGACCTCCTCAAGTCTTCCGTTCAGTGGAAGTACGTCATCAACCTCTGTGGGCAAGACTTTCCCCTAAAGTCAAATTTTGAATTAGTGACAGAGCTGAAAAGTCTCCAAGGAAGGAATATGTTAGAGACGGTGAGACCCCCCAGTGCTAAGACGGAGAGGTTCACCTACCATCATGAGCTCAGACAGGTGCCTTATGATTATATGAAGCTACCAGTAAAGACGAACGTCTCCAAGGGGGCACCCCCTCATAACATTCAGGTATTTGTGGGCAGTGCCTATTTTGTTTTAAGTCGAGcatttgttaaatatattttcaacagCTCCCTCGTTGAAGACTTTTTTGCCTGGTCTAAAGATACATATTCTCCTGACGAGCACTTTTGGGCCACCTTAATCCGGATACCAGGAATACCCGGGGGAATTTCCAGTTCATCTCAGGACGTGTCTGACCTGCAGAGTAAGACCCGCCTGGTCAAATGGTTTTACTACGAAGGCTTTCTCTACCCCAATTGCACTGGCTCTCACCTTCGAAGTGTGTGTATTTACGGAGCTGCAGAACTACGGTGGCTCTTAAACGAAGGGCATTGGTTTGCTAATAAGTTTGATTCTAAAGTTGACCCCATCTTGATGAAATGTCTGGCAGAAAAACTTGAAGAGCAACAGAGAAAGTTGATTGCTTTGTCTTCAGAGAAGTTCATGACAGAGGGAACCCGCCAAAGCCACACATTATAAGCTGACTAAGGGCCTGAGGGTGTCTGTTACAAACAGTTAAGTGAGATGGAATTACACACCCATGTCCTGCCCAACAGCATCTGAACTTAATAGTTTTTCCAAGGATGAAACTTCTACGGATTTCCATGCCTGGACTTCGAGCCCACAGTTGGCTGGTGTTTAAGTGCTGAAATTGCTTGTCGTCTTGCTAAGTCAGATATGTTAAATGTTCAGTGATATCACATTTATTGAACACCTAACAGCGCACCAGGCACTTTATAGAAAGACACCCAGGAGTTAAGTCTAAGTTGCAATGACTTGTGCCCTCAGGAAGCAGCCTTTACCCTCCTAGTGTGGCAACTGTTGTGTTTCTTATTTCTGTGTAACGAGGGTGCTACTGAAGCCAACTTTGGGGTGTGTGCTAATCGTACAAGCCATTCCCTCTGAAAAGTGTGGGAGTGTGAAGCCAGCCCTCCCCTTCTCTCACTTTAGCAACTGAGACCTTTTTAAATCGTTAGAATATTAGGAGGAGGGATTCCACTACCTCAGAGAAGCTCAAAGAATGGTCCGATCGCCTGCTTGCCAAAGTATAATTTACCTTTTGGTGCCTCACTTTTCTGATTCAGGGTAGAGGGAGTGCTGTGGTGTGATGCTTGTAGGGTATGGTTCTCTGAGAAGGCAGAGGGGCGGGCGTGGGTGGATGGGGACAGCCAGTGCTGGAGAGGAACACAGGCTCCATTCAGCTTTGCATTTGTTATACAATGGTGTCACAATtggctttctttttaattcacttgtttctttaaaacacaggTACTGATAAAGATAAAACTGAGAACTAGTTCAAAATGTCACAGGCCAGAACTCCAGGCCTACACCTGTCATTTCATCAGGTAACATTAGAGCTACAATTGTATCCTTGCCGCAGTCCAACACTTCTGACAGGGTTCATAGTTCTATGTAACCGCCAAGTCAGTAAGCTTTCTTAGAAGGACTTTGTGAAATATGACAGCTTTCTCGGTTGGTTATTGTGGTCACTtactcattttccttttttaaacgaAAATGGAgtcaaaattcaaaattattaACACTTCCTGTTAGTGCagcatttttctcaactgagcACCAAAGAGAATATTATTACCCTTATTTTACAAACACCCACACTTAGAATcattttacatgcacacacatacacatgcacacacatacacatgcacacatgcacacatacacacacatgcacacggatgggggaggggcagaggcacCTTGAGACTGAACGTATTGTGTATTGTGCTGCTGAGCCACAACCCTGAGAACAGGCTGCAACATCACACCAGTCTCTGTGGAGGGTAGGACACATGTAAAAATTCCTTGTGTTTTGATATCAGCCCCAATAACTAATTATGTGGTGATCAATGCCAAAATCAGATTATTTGAAAGACTGGAGTACGTAAATATCATTTTACACTTCTGTGCTCTGCACGTGCCATGCTCTTGGTGTATATAATGGTTCGTAGCACTAGCTGCCCTGTGGCCCCATTTTGCTCCATTTCTTTATCTTTAAGTCACCTTGCACCTCTTTCAATACCCTTTGGATGCTTTTGTTCCCAGGGAAACGTCTGTCACCAACTTTCTATCCTTAGATGATGAAGTATAGAgggtggctcggcagttaagaaaatgtgctgctcctgcagaagacccaagttctggtcccagcactcacaccaggtggctcccagctgcctgtaactccagttgtaggGAAACCAGtgccaccttctggcctccagTGGCACCTACACCCAtcagtgtgtacacacacacacacacacaaatgtactcaCACATACAGGCTTGCACACgcacacctgcacacagatgTATTACAGGTTTTTAGGAGCCTCACAGAGAATCTGCCCAGGTCTGTGGGTGGGTGAGACCTAAGAAAACCATCCTATCggcctccatgggctctgctCTCTGTGCACTGAGCACAGGCACTGAACATGCTGTCGTTTCCTCGGAGGCTCTCATGAGCTTCAAGGGAAATGTCACATGAAGGGGAGACAAAATTTGAACTATCAGTTTGGTGACAGTGTCAAGATAACCAGGTCCATTGTGAGAATTGAAAATGAGCCTTTAAACCACAAGAGGCCAGAGTTGCAGGGGAAGCTCTGCCACCAGATTcagggctgagaaaaaaaaaaccctgtcatgGCATTTGGAGTTTCTTGTACAGCCAACAGCATAGTAGCATGCAGATTAGAGAAACGTTGATAACCATGCATGATCAAACTCAAGGACTTCGGTCATCAAGGAGAATGTAAGGGCAACATGCAGCAAGCATCTACCTTGTCCCCTGTCTTTCTGCAGAGAAAGGCCCCTGTTCTCTGGTATTAGGAATTGTCTCAAATTGCTGCATGCTGCCCTGCTATTTTCAAGTGGATGATGGGCAGACCAAGTGGCATGCCTTCCTTCCCCCATGGACACATTTCTCTGGACTCAGAAACGTCAACCGCTTGTATTTCAGAGAGCTCGCCAAAGCACTGGCTCTTGCCTTGGGAATCCTGCAGGGTCTTCAGAATTGATTCTGGCAAAAACCGTTTGCTATGAGCCCTCCCCAAATCTCAGAATGTACAACACTGTTTGATAATTGTTCTCTGTATAGTATTTATTGAATTAGACTCTAATTTACTTAAAGGTGAGAGTTTACGAATTGTATGTGAATActagaagaaaaatgaaggctGTCAAAATATGTGAGCAATCGTATACTGTACCATAGACACTGTATATCGAAAAGCCAGtactgctatttttttcttttgcctactttaaataataaaacacattGAAAGATTAAAGACTTTAGGGCTAGAAAGAtgccttagcagttaagagtactggtcaCTTGTCCAGAGGAtccaaattcaattcccagaatcctcatggcagcttacaaccatctgtaactccagtttgaggAGACCTGGTGTccctcctcttctggcctcagaaagcacaaacacacacatggtagactgacatacttgcaggcaaaacatgcacataaaataagttGAAAATTAAAGCTGTCTCTTGGCTTCCAGAATGTGAATATATACAGGCTTAAGTATTTCATGTGAAACGAATGTATTAAGTATATTCAAATTGTTTCTGTGAATGGTACAATGTTTTCCTTGTCACTCTCTATGGCTCCTTTACCGTGTTGTCCTTGTCCCTTACCATTTTAGTAACAAATCTCCCATGTATGGGTTttgaatagtgattttttttgtttatttaaattatgtTAGTTTTCTGGCATTGCAAAATAAAATGTGCTCCTCAAATCCAACTCCTCGGACTTGTGAGCTTTCCTGCCGCTGGGTGTGCTGGTCCCCAAAGTTCATTTTGTCTGTAGCagtggcctagcaaacagagtCCATTTCACAGGAGTGTGAAGGAATCACAGTACCTCGCTCTCAGAGTATAGACACGGGAATGGAACAAAACACACAGGAATGGAACTCGACTCCTTATTTGGCGACATCTCGGGATCCTCTGGGGCTGGCCTGTTGCCCGTCTTTACCTTAATCTCTCATCcaagattatttattatatatctggGTCTCTAAGATTATTTTGATGGCCTGATAACTTTCTGGAAGTTCCCAAGAGAGGTCTCTACATTTTATCCCTTTAACCCTTGGAAAATGTTTTTATCTTCTCTCTTGGAAGAGCTCTTTGTTGAAAGTCATGCAGAAGTAGGGCTGGGCACCTACTGGTAACCCCCAGGCTTTGGTGATAGGAAAATGCCTGTCTAATGCTACCTTATCTGCAGATATATAAGTATATCCTGTGCATTGATCAGGAACCTCTTCAACAAGTAAGGCCATTTTAGGACTCATCAATAGAAATTAGCATTTTGCTGCCCCTCAGGGTATCTTTAACTCTTGCCAAATTGAACCATGGTAGCCATTCAGGAAACCTTGGGTGTGTTTGGTCGTGGTTGGGGACAGGGTCTTATGACAGCTCTAAACTAGGAGTAGGGATGCACATGTGTATTCTcaacactcagaaggtagaggcaggaggattgcaagtttctGTGGCCATCTTGGCCACTGTATGGGTGAGAACTTACctcaaatatacaaagaaaaagcACTGTAGATTGGACTCCTATGGGAAGCTCCatgcatttttgttctctttgctGCCCATAAATCCACATCCATTTAGAAAATTACAGTTTCTATGAGGAAACCCtgacacaaaagaataaaaataattgtaactTTTCCCACATGGTTAGAAGATATTCTTATGCTCTACATAATACCTTGATCTTTTCTTCACAGATGTGACCAAAGTGGTGGCCTGGGTTAACACTTGGGAACTTCAAAAGGCCACTCTGCCAACCTTAGCCCTACAGCATTCCCGCACCAGCAAAGATGCCTTTCTGAGGGAGCCTCAGAATGAACGGTGCAGAGAAGCAGCTGGGAAGTAGACCTGAGTAAATGTGTGCTGTTGCCAtagcaactgtgtgtgtgtgtgtgtgtgtgtgtgtgtgtgtgtgtgtgtgtgtgtgtaacttaaaCATGAACAGCTTATGACCATAATTCCAACATGCTGGTAAAATCACTAGTTCTCTGAAAGCTCTTCTAATCTGACACTTGCACATAAGCACTTTTGATATCTCTTCCCACTGCCTATGTATTGACAGCACTTTGCCACGAGGCTTCATGGTCTTTATGGCTCCATAATGGCTATAACATAATTCATTGAGGCACTCTGTTATCATGGCTTATTTAGGCTGTAAACCACCCTCCTTTTTTGTTGTCATAGATAGCAGTAATGTAAACAGCTTtgcaaatatagcttcccctttttaattattacttcctgattattaatttccaaGAGTCAAAGTACAATCCTGGaaagaatggatttttttaattggttgctTTTCATGTATTGCAAATCACCATGTCTGGAAGCTACATAGTACGCTTGATCGATGTATGTGAACTATAGTCTCTGACCTGTGAAATAGAGTGTCAATTTGCTTAGTCTGATAAATAGCTATTTTGTTTCTCAAAATAATCAAAGACATTTGTCTAAAGTAGGGATGTAGATTTCATCTGAAAACCCAAAGACAGTATTTTAATGCATAGCTAATAAAGAGCTGTTTTAGAATACTGCTCTCAAAGGTTTAACATTGACAGTTGACTCCTTTCTAAACAGGACCTAGCAATGTATCCAACCTGTGACCTCACATGTTCATAAATGACAATATATCAATGGTAAAAGACATCATTCTTGCGGCCACTAATTCCATTCTCCCTGACTTTCTAGTCTTAGTCTAAATAACAATATCCCCAACATGTAAGTCCTGGCCTCTCTTCTCCCTTAGGGTGGTAAATGTGACTAAGctgtggttcttaaccttcctaatgctgagacccttgcgaacagttcctcatgttgtggtaacccccaaccataaagttattttaggtgctaactgtaattttgctactgttatgaattgtaatgtgttttctgatagtcttaggtaACCCCTGAGAAAGGTCATTTGACGGTCACGTGGGtggtaacccacaggttgagaaccactgggttaAGCAGAAGTCACTGGGCATCTGAGAGTGTTTAGAAGGTAGTGCCCACAGTTCTCCTCCGCCTCCCTCCCTGAATTTCTCTCAGTGTCTGCAGTGTTGGCATTAGCTGGGATCTCGTTAGTTATTCAAAACCATGAACATGGATACTCACTGGAGAGTCTGCCTGTAATGCCAGGATTAGTGAGATGGAAGCAGACAGATCAGGAGACcagggcaagttcaaggccaacccaggctacgtgagaccctgtctcaacaacaacaacacaaggtaaaaaaaataaaaactctgtaCATGGACGTTTTATGGCAGGACAGAGTAGAAAGATGACACTGGAATTATTCAAGTCTTCAACCTCTTTAAACTCCACAATTTTAATTAAAGTCAAGTGGTCCTTTTACCTGATGGAAATGTACACACCCTGAACTTTTAATCAGGCATTGCTGGTAAAGTGTGTCACATTTAGGTTCTGGCTATCTTGTCACTATTTTGTTCCTCAAACCCACAGTgaatttccgtgtgtgtgtgtgtgtgtgtgtgtgtgtgtgtgtgtgtgtgcgcgcgcgcgcgcgcgcgcgcacgtgcacacTCAATCTGAAGTGCATACTTACGTTCTAAGCACTCACTCCCCAGTcttcagaagaggaggaggatggtcCCAGGGAATGAACCTAGGCCTTGTACATGTTTCACAAGCTCTATGGCTAAGCTGTATCTCCAGCCCcagttctgagattttttttccaaagctaAGCCATATCATACACTGGCATACTTAGCACAAcaataatcatatttttaaatcctCTATTATTTTCACTGAGAACTTCTGCTGCCGGCTCTCATCAGGGTGCAATAAAAGCGTTTGAGAGTTACGTCACCACTTGCCTTTAATGAGCTGACCTTCATCATGGTCTAAATGAGGGAAGTAGACCACGAGCAGGGAAAGGATTGGTATGAAAAGCCACATCTCTGCAAACCTGTAGACCACCATACAGGACTTGGGGGCGGGGGCTCAGGAGTAAAGGCTTGTTGGAGTGACTTGATTTTGAGTCACAGTTTGCAGCTTAGCCAGCCTGGACGGACAAAAGACAATGCAAATAGCTACGATGAGCGAGTGTCTTAAGAGTTGGCTGCAGGCTGTCCTTTGACATTCTTGCTGTGAGGGTGgtgaaaaacaaaagccaaaccgAGCATCTTCCAGATGTCTTATGAAGAATGTCTTAACCCAGGAAGCTGCCTCTCCTGTGAAGCAAACATTCACAGCCAGTGTAATTGGAACCTTTTATTGAAAAATGTAGTGAAGTGCCGATCATCTAGCAGAAACCAAGAaggtttttgaaacagagtcccaCGGCCATTGGGGTCGGTAGCAAGAGCCACCTTGAACAAGGGTGTCCTGGGATAAGGCACCAAACTCTCTGTCTGAATTCCAGACAGAGAATCTTCTCTGGGTCAAGATAAAAACTCAGAACATGATCTGATTTCCACATCCACACGTGCCACGTGACATTTACGTAAATGAGAACGGTAGCAGCGGTCCTGGTGGCCGATGCGGATGCTACACACTGCCCTTCTGCTGGTTACTGTAGCTTCCTTCATCTTAGATTCCATTGGATTGACCTCTTCAaaggaaggttttatttttgaatgAACAGTAGCCAACTGCTCCTGTCCATACTAGCCAGCCCTTAGCCCTGAGCTCACGTGAGTATGTGATATCATCTTGCCATAGAAACAGTGAAAAAGAAAGCAATGTAATGTATAGAACCCTAAATTCAAAATAGGGGAAGAAATGTCAAGAGAACCAAGCAAGAGGTGTCACCTCCTAGGGAACAGAGGGCAGTAAAGGCCAGTTTATGTTTAGACAATATGGTGCTGAGATGGGTATCAGCATGGACCAACATGACTAACTCTGAACATCCAGGAGACTATGTGTCAGTACCAAATGGCTGACAGTGGAtgtcatacatatattcatgtacaCTGTACCtaagtaatgaataattttcTGAGACCTAGGGCCCTTGGCCTTCAGCTTTTCCAGCCTGTCTGTGTATGTACTTCTTTCTGTAGGCCTGTGTGTGTCTGGATCCATGCAGCTCAAGTCTTCTTTCTGGCTTGTGTTTGGGTACTttcctgcatctgcctgcctctcactCTGTGTGATGGCTTCGACGCAGCATGGATAACATCTCATCTGCCTGGGCTCCTTGAATTCTCTCCAGCTTCCCAGGCTCCCACgaccctcctcctctcctggaGTTGGCACTTGGACCTTGGACCATTTCACATGACCCATGCCCACTTGCTGTGATATTTGggtcctttcctggtttcacccaaTGACTCCCTACACAAGTACAAACTTTTACatcaaaacactaatacacagacATTTTTGGTAACAAGCCGGCCCATGTACGTAACTCCTGTGTGCTAGGTAGTATAACTCTCTGAAGTACAGTAATGGGTTTTTATGAAtgttacaaataaaaacatttacattttatttttatgcatagtAATGAAAACTGTTCTATAAATCCAGATATGTCTTTATGGTCTAGGTTGTGGCATTGCCTCACAAAACATTGTCATGACACCATGACActgtcttttataagttgccttggtcatggtgtttcatcagagcaatagaaaagtagaTGGGACATTTGGTCTGATCATCCTTGCTATGCCCTAATTATTCTGTTGCTGAATAGGAATGATTATTCTGTGCCATTGTGTGCATGCGACTTGTTTTTTACTTTACAGGagcttacagttaagagattgccttgacCTAAGATGAGGCATAGATTTTGGTCTTTTAAACTGTGAAGTTGTAAAACACTATGGACACCTTTAAGGTTTAATTATGTCTTACATTATAAGACAAATGTAAGGCTGGGGTCAGGAGGAAGGCAATGATTTAAAGTGATGTGCCAGGAGCCAGCTGTCTCATGGATAAAAGCAACTGCTGATGGGTCTGATGCCTAGAAATGGATCCCCAGTGCCCACGTGTTGGGAAgatagaaccaactcctgaaagctgtgctctgaccctacacacacatacatacatgtgcacacaaaataaatacgaATTGTAAAAGCATTTGTAGAGTCACAGAATAACCCTTAACTTGCTCGTCTGCGTGACTCATGGGTCTCGTGAGACCTCTTTCTAGTAAATTAAAGTTTAGTAACAAAGGGAAATGAATAGGCTCTCTTTGACATTTTGGCCAACAAGGGTCTTTTTCCAGAATGCCTTTTCTTAGAACTTATGTTACGTCTTTTGGAACAGTAACAAAACCCAGTAGAAAGTATAACATGTTGAGCAACAGATTCAATTGAGAAAACATAGTAAGGTGTATAATTTGTCATGAGCAGAAGGCAGAAAGCAGGTGGGAACCTTGACTAAAACCACATCAAGGGTGTAGCCGCCCGCAGCCACACAAACTGGTTTCCTGCGTAGGAGCCCGGAGCTGTATGGGAGGAAAtggcaagagaaaaaaatgagaccaagacagattctgatcaaggcccaatgtttactaagagtctgagcttataaagggggaaagcccatccccgccatgccaggcttcttgatgctttgttgccAAGTTGTTAGCACTGGGTCACCAATGGACATGTTGCCAGCTATCTCAGGaatatctcaggaagacaggttcagcctctcagaggTAGCAGCgtcttggagaag
Above is a window of Mus musculus strain C57BL/6J chromosome 13, GRCm38.p6 C57BL/6J DNA encoding:
- the Gcnt4 gene encoding beta-1,3-galactosyl-O-glycosyl-glycoprotein beta-1,6-N-acetylglucosaminyltransferase 4; protein product: MKIFRCCFKYTLQQKLFILLLTLWLFSLLKLLNVGRLLFPQRDIYLVEYSLSTSPFVRNRFPESGDAARDNVNCSGVYEHEPLEIGKSLEIRRRSIIDLEDGDVVAMTSDCDVYQTLRQYHEKLVSREEEDFPIAYSLVVHKDAIMVERLIRAIYNQHNLYCIHYDLKSPDTFKAAMNNLAKCFPNIFIASKLETVEYAHISRLQADWNCLSDLLKSSVQWKYVINLCGQDFPLKSNFELVTELKSLQGRNMLETVRPPSAKTERFTYHHELRQVPYDYMKLPVKTNVSKGAPPHNIQVFVGSAYFVLSRAFVKYIFNSSLVEDFFAWSKDTYSPDEHFWATLIRIPGIPGGISSSSQDVSDLQSKTRLVKWFYYEGFLYPNCTGSHLRSVCIYGAAELRWLLNEGHWFANKFDSKVDPILMKCLAEKLEEQQRKLIALSSEKFMTEGTRQSHTL